A DNA window from Sphingomonas profundi contains the following coding sequences:
- a CDS encoding response regulator transcription factor translates to MMVERGGHVLIADDHPLTREGLSLAVRSALPGIAVDTAGTIAESETALAARKVYRLILLDFMLPDARGYSGLLRLQYLAGGTPIAVVSAREDMQLVEAAKALGAAGFLFKSRPLDEIATAVRRIEGGESMFPPQVRSSDVISGARSRISDLSGAQLKVLLALADGRLNKQIASDLAITEATVKAHLTAVFRKLGVTNRTQALLAMQPLLGDAGAIAE, encoded by the coding sequence ATGATGGTGGAACGGGGCGGCCATGTGCTCATCGCAGACGATCATCCGCTGACGCGGGAGGGGCTCTCGCTGGCCGTTCGTTCCGCCTTGCCGGGCATCGCGGTGGACACGGCGGGCACGATCGCGGAATCGGAGACGGCGCTTGCCGCCCGCAAGGTCTACCGCCTGATCCTGCTCGATTTCATGCTGCCCGACGCGCGCGGCTATTCCGGGCTGCTGCGCCTCCAGTATCTCGCCGGCGGCACGCCGATCGCCGTGGTGTCGGCGCGGGAGGACATGCAGCTGGTGGAGGCGGCCAAGGCGCTTGGCGCGGCCGGCTTCCTGTTCAAGAGCCGCCCGCTCGACGAGATCGCGACGGCCGTGCGCCGCATCGAGGGGGGCGAGAGCATGTTTCCGCCGCAGGTCCGCTCCAGCGACGTCATCAGCGGCGCGCGCTCGCGCATCTCGGACCTGTCGGGCGCGCAGCTGAAGGTGCTGCTGGCGCTGGCCGACGGGCGCCTCAACAAGCAGATCGCCAGCGATCTGGCGATCACCGAGGCGACGGTGAAGGCGCATCTGACGGCGGTGTTCCGCAAGCTGGGCGTCACCAACCGCACGCAGGCGCTGCTCGCCATGCAGCCGCTGCTGGGCGATGCCGGGGCGATCGCCGAGTGA
- a CDS encoding 2Fe-2S iron-sulfur cluster-binding protein, producing MHFTINGRNVEAAFDPRTSLLDLLRDHLGLPGTKKGCNQGACGACTVLVEGERINACLALAVQYQGREIVTIEGLADENGLHPLQEAFIVHDGFQCGYCTPGQICSAIGMATEIGRGVPSVVTEDLAAGTIALSHDEVRERMSGNLCRCGAHNGIVEAVTALYAEDAR from the coding sequence ATGCATTTCACCATAAACGGCCGGAACGTGGAGGCCGCCTTCGATCCGCGCACGTCGCTGCTCGATCTGCTGCGCGATCATCTCGGCCTGCCCGGCACGAAGAAGGGCTGCAACCAGGGCGCGTGCGGCGCCTGCACGGTGCTGGTCGAAGGAGAGCGGATCAACGCCTGCCTGGCGCTTGCCGTGCAATATCAGGGCCGCGAGATCGTGACGATCGAGGGGCTGGCCGACGAGAACGGCCTCCACCCGCTGCAGGAGGCGTTCATCGTGCACGATGGCTTCCAGTGCGGCTACTGCACGCCGGGCCAGATCTGCTCGGCGATCGGCATGGCGACCGAGATCGGGCGCGGCGTGCCGAGCGTGGTGACGGAGGATCTCGCCGCGGGCACGATCGCCCTCAGCCACGACGAGGTACGCGAGCGGATGAGCGGCAATCTCTGCCGCTGCGGCGCCCATAACGGCATCGTCGAGGCGGTGACGGCATTATATGCGGAGGATGCGCGATGA
- a CDS encoding PAS domain S-box protein, whose protein sequence is MTTAGDTAIDRAGAAPFVSRGGTAAELVAAVDWSAHPLGPQAGWPPALAAMLRFILTSPESMYIVWGPQRTFFFNDAYAPLLGPRVAQAMGAGFRDLWADAWPAIDTMVARALAGEGSEFEDFHIPMARYGEAEDTWWSFSFSPIYDDAGAVAGMLCLTNEVTARILAQRAEQEAEARNRQILDSATDFAIVSTDPRGRITQWNEGATRTLGWEKAEMIGEPLDRIFTPEDIAAGRPAHEMTMALETGAGRDERWHVRRNGERFWADGQVTVLRDEAGAANGFVKVLRDRTDKRLVEEELRALNATLEDHVAREVDARIRTEEALRQSQKVEAIGQLTGGVAHDFNNLLTVIKGSVDLLRRPDLTEEKRRRYTDAISDTADRAVKLTSQLLAFARRQALKPVVFDAGENVLALRDMLHSLTGSQIEVTVEPGGDPCLVDADPSQFDTALVNMAVNARDAMAGRGTIRITLGAVSGMPAVRSHPAVAGEFVAVAIRDTGCGIPADRIDKIFEPFFTTKDVGKGTGLGLSQVFGFAKQSGGDVMVESVEGEGSTFTIYLPRAAARAAEAEPAAVAGVPAKSACVLVVEDNPDVGAFAVQALRELGHHTVLAADGAAALAELEKDAGRFDIVFSDVVMPGMTGIELGESVRQLYPGLPVILTSGYSSVLAKHGSYGFELLHKPYSIDQLSAVLQRGAARLQREPD, encoded by the coding sequence ATGACGACGGCCGGCGACACGGCGATCGACCGCGCTGGGGCGGCACCGTTCGTCAGCCGCGGCGGCACCGCCGCCGAACTGGTCGCGGCGGTCGACTGGTCGGCGCATCCGCTGGGGCCGCAGGCGGGCTGGCCGCCCGCGCTGGCGGCGATGCTGCGCTTCATCCTCACTTCGCCGGAATCCATGTACATCGTCTGGGGGCCGCAGCGGACCTTCTTCTTCAACGACGCCTATGCCCCGCTGCTCGGCCCGCGCGTGGCGCAGGCGATGGGCGCCGGCTTCAGGGATCTGTGGGCGGATGCCTGGCCCGCGATCGACACGATGGTCGCGCGGGCGCTGGCCGGCGAAGGCAGCGAGTTCGAGGACTTCCACATCCCCATGGCCCGCTACGGCGAGGCGGAGGATACGTGGTGGTCCTTCTCCTTCTCCCCGATCTACGACGATGCCGGCGCGGTGGCGGGGATGCTGTGCCTCACCAACGAGGTCACGGCCCGCATCCTGGCCCAGCGCGCCGAGCAGGAGGCGGAGGCGCGCAACCGCCAGATCCTGGACAGCGCGACCGATTTCGCGATCGTCTCGACCGATCCGCGGGGCCGCATCACCCAGTGGAACGAGGGCGCCACCCGCACGCTGGGCTGGGAGAAGGCCGAGATGATCGGCGAGCCGCTCGATCGCATCTTCACGCCGGAGGACATCGCCGCCGGCCGGCCCGCGCACGAGATGACGATGGCGCTGGAGACCGGCGCCGGGCGCGACGAACGCTGGCATGTCCGCCGGAATGGCGAGCGTTTCTGGGCGGACGGGCAGGTGACGGTGCTGCGTGACGAGGCCGGGGCCGCCAACGGCTTCGTCAAGGTGCTGCGCGACCGCACCGACAAGCGCCTGGTGGAGGAAGAGCTGCGCGCGCTGAACGCCACGCTGGAAGATCATGTCGCGCGCGAGGTGGACGCCCGCATCCGGACCGAGGAGGCGCTGCGCCAATCGCAGAAGGTGGAGGCGATCGGCCAGCTGACCGGCGGCGTGGCGCATGACTTCAACAATCTCCTCACCGTCATCAAGGGTTCTGTCGATCTGCTGCGTCGCCCAGACCTGACCGAGGAGAAGCGGCGGCGCTACACCGATGCCATCTCCGACACGGCTGACCGGGCGGTGAAGCTGACGAGCCAGCTGCTCGCCTTCGCCCGGCGCCAGGCGCTGAAGCCGGTGGTGTTCGATGCCGGCGAGAATGTGCTGGCGCTGCGCGACATGCTGCACAGCCTCACCGGATCGCAGATCGAGGTGACGGTCGAGCCGGGCGGCGACCCGTGCCTGGTCGATGCCGATCCAAGCCAGTTCGATACCGCCCTCGTCAACATGGCGGTCAATGCGCGCGACGCGATGGCCGGGCGCGGCACGATCAGGATCACGCTGGGCGCCGTCTCCGGCATGCCGGCGGTGCGATCCCACCCGGCGGTGGCGGGCGAGTTCGTCGCCGTGGCGATCCGCGACACCGGCTGCGGCATACCGGCGGACCGGATCGACAAGATCTTCGAGCCGTTCTTCACCACCAAGGACGTGGGCAAGGGCACCGGCCTGGGCCTCAGCCAGGTGTTCGGTTTCGCCAAGCAATCGGGCGGCGACGTGATGGTCGAGAGCGTGGAGGGCGAGGGATCGACCTTCACCATCTACCTGCCGCGCGCCGCCGCCCGCGCCGCCGAGGCCGAGCCGGCGGCCGTGGCCGGCGTCCCGGCGAAGAGTGCCTGCGTGCTGGTGGTGGAGGACAATCCGGACGTCGGCGCGTTCGCCGTGCAGGCGCTGCGCGAGCTGGGCCACCACACCGTGCTCGCCGCCGACGGCGCCGCCGCGCTGGCGGAGCTGGAGAAGGATGCCGGCCGCTTCGACATCGTCTTCTCCGACGTGGTGATGCCGGGCATGACCGGGATCGAGCTTGGCGAATCGGTCCGCCAGCTTTACCCTGGCCTTCCTGTCATTCTCACCAGCGGCTACAGCAGCGTGCTCGCCAAACATGGCAGCTACGGGTTCGAACTGCTGCACAAACCCTATTCGATCGATCAGCTCTCGGCCGTGCTCCAGCGGGGCGCGGCACGCCTGCAGCGGGAGCCGGACTGA
- a CDS encoding VOC family protein, translating into MPNPHGTHIWYELMTTDPDAAGRFYADVVGWAAAPFGGEGAPGYTIFSTAETGVGGMMTLPAGAAEGGLRPGWLGYVGVDDVDAAVAAITAGGGTVHMPANDLPGVGRMALVTDPQGVLFYVMRGASESDSRAFDPRAIGHCAWHELATTDQAAALIFYGEQFGWRQSGSMPMGDLGDYVFLDHGGAPIGAVMTRQEAGPPPMWSYYFRVPDIDAAAARIAAGGGNVLHGPQEVPGGDHIVVAADPQGVMFHLVGAKA; encoded by the coding sequence ATGCCCAATCCCCACGGCACCCACATCTGGTACGAACTGATGACGACCGATCCCGACGCCGCCGGCCGCTTCTACGCAGACGTCGTCGGCTGGGCGGCGGCGCCCTTCGGCGGCGAGGGGGCGCCCGGCTACACGATCTTCTCCACCGCGGAGACCGGCGTCGGCGGGATGATGACGCTGCCGGCCGGTGCCGCGGAAGGCGGGCTGCGGCCCGGCTGGCTGGGCTATGTGGGCGTCGACGACGTGGACGCCGCCGTCGCCGCGATCACGGCCGGCGGCGGCACGGTCCACATGCCGGCGAACGACCTGCCGGGCGTCGGCCGCATGGCGCTGGTGACCGATCCGCAGGGCGTCCTCTTCTACGTGATGCGGGGCGCCAGCGAGTCCGACAGCCGCGCGTTCGATCCCAGGGCGATCGGCCACTGTGCCTGGCACGAACTCGCCACCACGGATCAGGCCGCCGCCCTCATCTTCTACGGCGAGCAGTTCGGCTGGCGGCAGAGCGGATCGATGCCGATGGGCGACCTGGGCGACTATGTGTTCCTCGATCATGGCGGCGCGCCGATCGGCGCCGTCATGACCCGGCAGGAGGCCGGCCCGCCGCCGATGTGGAGCTATTATTTCCGCGTGCCGGACATCGACGCGGCGGCGGCGCGCATCGCCGCCGGCGGCGGCAATGTGCTGCACGGCCCGCAGGAGGTGCCGGGCGGCGACCACATCGTCGTCGCGGCCGATCCGCAGGGCGTGATGTTCCATCTGGTCGGCGCCAAGGCGTGA
- a CDS encoding response regulator: MGGILNILYVDDDDDIRAIVEMALGLDPTIRVRLAAGGAAALTLLAGGGWRPEVIVLDVMMPGMDGPTLMTHLRQQPDLAHVPILFMTARGRAADVARYIEQGAVGVILKPFDPVTLAQQIRALVPAGGAA, encoded by the coding sequence ATGGGCGGCATCCTCAACATCCTCTACGTCGACGACGACGACGATATCCGCGCCATCGTTGAGATGGCGCTGGGGCTGGATCCCACCATCCGCGTGCGGCTGGCGGCCGGCGGCGCGGCGGCGCTGACCCTGCTGGCGGGTGGCGGCTGGCGGCCCGAGGTTATCGTGCTGGACGTGATGATGCCGGGCATGGACGGGCCGACCTTGATGACGCACCTGCGCCAGCAGCCCGATCTGGCGCATGTGCCGATCCTGTTCATGACGGCGCGCGGCCGCGCCGCCGACGTGGCGCGCTATATCGAGCAGGGCGCGGTCGGCGTGATCCTGAAGCCGTTCGATCCCGTCACGCTGGCGCAGCAGATCCGCGCGCTGGTGCCGGCGGGCGGCGCGGCATAA
- a CDS encoding cysteine hydrolase, with the protein MTPKTTAVVMIEYQNDFVSPGGAQHEAVRAVMESSGMLANSIALADGARQAGATVMLAPIAFAEGYPELPRQPYGILKGVVDAGAFRQGSWGAEIVEPLRPQLGDVVIEGKKGLDCFATTNLDFILRARGITTVALAGFLTNCCVESTMRSAYERGYDVVTLVDCTATVGEEEQRVATTRDFPMFSRPMDHRAFLAALSGAGDAA; encoded by the coding sequence ATGACGCCGAAGACCACCGCCGTGGTGATGATCGAGTATCAGAACGACTTCGTCTCGCCCGGCGGCGCCCAGCACGAGGCGGTGCGTGCGGTGATGGAGAGCAGCGGCATGCTCGCCAACAGCATCGCGCTGGCGGATGGCGCGCGGCAGGCGGGCGCCACGGTGATGCTCGCGCCGATCGCCTTTGCGGAGGGCTATCCGGAACTGCCGCGCCAGCCCTACGGCATCCTCAAGGGCGTGGTGGATGCGGGCGCGTTCCGGCAGGGCAGCTGGGGCGCCGAGATCGTCGAGCCGCTGCGGCCGCAGCTGGGCGACGTGGTGATCGAGGGCAAGAAGGGGCTCGACTGCTTCGCCACCACCAACCTGGACTTCATCCTGCGGGCGCGCGGCATCACCACCGTCGCCCTCGCCGGCTTCCTCACCAACTGCTGCGTCGAATCGACGATGCGCTCCGCCTACGAGCGCGGCTATGACGTGGTGACGCTGGTCGACTGCACGGCGACCGTGGGTGAGGAGGAGCAGCGCGTCGCCACCACGCGCGACTTTCCGATGTTCTCGCGGCCGATGGACCATCGTGCCTTCCTGGCGGCGCTTTCCGGCGCGGGCGACGCGGCATGA
- a CDS encoding ATP-binding protein, protein MTRREQRAELAGRAPSLARSLLAASILPFLFVGLIVWLGAEYRRAETVRTQARASFDRRIDAITLLSRMKDAETSQRGFVITGSPAFLLPYAPARAAIETTLAAGRPRAFDAAQARRLAMLRALTARKLAEMDRIIAIRRTRGLDAAAQAVSSGLGERLMDRMRAVAGEMIAAEEALGKRQVAAYTERSRLTRDLAWMMLAALSILLMIGLTALVRLRQARHAAKVEAFEAAERNRTILDSTIDALLILNPSGTIETMNAAATSMLGYAENELSRRDVAVLLDIAPGNGSFHTRVGLVDGQLRASFFADRAVRHRDGRLIPVDVAMGVMSLPSGDHIVASLRDISERKRIERMKDDLMSTVSHELRTPLTSVVGALGLLRAGSAGALPDAARRLIEIAENNSRRLIRLINDMLDIDRIESGKLHVARDPIDLCDVVARACEGSEGLGAAAGVRIECRLPNAAVIVAGDADRLLQVVTNLVSNAVRASPQGKAVTIGLAVTAAGKALVTVDDEGPGIPPAFRERIFGRFERAERDDGSVGTGLGLAISREIVSRHDGTIWFEDRSGGGTRFAFSIDLRRSAGTDVLGDTRLLICEDDDAIAEILEAFVAEEGYASERVASAEEARAALAARSYSALLLDLKLPGEGGLSLARTLRDQVPPVSLPIIIVSASAPETIGGGATPLDIVDWIEKPLEPERFAAALRTALGRSGSKRPTILHLDDDQDVLDVVAAGLQPEARILKATDLGTARHLLQTESPDVAILDLQLADGSGLDLLPMLVGADGLAIPTIVYSAQDISAEAAQRVDAVLVKARGSLPDLAATVRRVVRQRELQ, encoded by the coding sequence GTGACCCGGCGGGAGCAGCGCGCGGAACTCGCCGGCCGGGCGCCGTCGCTCGCCCGCTCGCTGCTGGCGGCGTCGATCCTGCCATTCCTGTTCGTCGGGCTGATCGTGTGGCTGGGCGCCGAATATCGCCGGGCGGAGACGGTGCGGACACAGGCGCGCGCCTCGTTCGACCGGCGGATCGACGCGATCACCCTGCTGTCGCGGATGAAGGATGCGGAGACGAGCCAGCGCGGCTTCGTCATCACCGGCTCGCCCGCCTTCCTGCTGCCCTATGCGCCGGCCCGCGCCGCGATCGAGACGACGCTGGCCGCCGGCCGGCCGCGGGCGTTCGACGCGGCGCAGGCCCGCCGCCTCGCCATGCTGCGTGCGCTGACGGCGCGAAAACTCGCCGAAATGGATCGGATCATCGCGATCCGCCGCACGCGCGGGCTGGACGCGGCGGCGCAGGCGGTGAGCAGCGGCCTGGGCGAGCGGCTGATGGACCGCATGCGCGCCGTGGCCGGCGAGATGATCGCGGCGGAGGAGGCGCTCGGCAAGCGGCAGGTGGCGGCCTATACCGAGCGCAGCCGGCTCACCCGCGATCTCGCCTGGATGATGCTGGCCGCGCTCAGCATCCTCCTCATGATCGGCCTCACGGCGCTGGTGCGGCTGCGGCAGGCGCGCCACGCCGCCAAGGTGGAGGCGTTCGAGGCGGCCGAGCGCAACCGCACGATCCTGGACAGCACGATCGACGCGCTGCTGATCCTCAATCCCAGCGGCACGATCGAGACGATGAACGCCGCCGCCACCTCGATGCTCGGCTATGCCGAGAACGAGCTCAGCCGGCGCGACGTGGCGGTGCTGCTGGATATCGCGCCCGGCAACGGCAGCTTCCACACGCGCGTCGGGCTGGTGGACGGGCAGCTGCGCGCCTCCTTCTTCGCCGATCGCGCCGTGCGCCACCGCGACGGCCGGCTGATCCCGGTGGATGTCGCGATGGGGGTGATGAGCCTGCCGAGCGGCGACCACATCGTCGCCTCGCTGCGCGACATATCCGAGCGCAAGCGCATCGAGCGGATGAAGGACGATCTGATGTCCACCGTCAGCCACGAGCTGCGCACGCCGCTGACGTCGGTGGTGGGCGCGCTGGGGCTGCTGCGCGCCGGATCCGCCGGTGCCCTGCCGGATGCCGCCCGCCGGCTGATCGAGATCGCCGAGAACAACTCCCGCCGGCTGATCCGCCTGATCAACGACATGCTCGATATCGACCGCATCGAATCGGGCAAGCTGCACGTGGCGCGCGATCCGATCGACCTGTGCGACGTGGTCGCGCGCGCCTGCGAGGGCAGCGAGGGGCTGGGCGCTGCGGCCGGCGTGCGGATCGAGTGCAGGCTGCCGAACGCCGCCGTGATCGTGGCCGGCGATGCCGATCGGCTGCTGCAGGTGGTGACGAACCTCGTCTCCAACGCGGTGCGCGCCTCGCCGCAGGGCAAAGCGGTGACGATCGGGCTCGCGGTGACGGCGGCGGGCAAGGCGCTGGTGACGGTGGACGACGAGGGACCGGGCATCCCGCCCGCCTTTCGCGAGCGCATCTTCGGCCGTTTCGAGCGAGCGGAGCGTGATGACGGATCGGTCGGCACCGGCCTCGGCCTCGCCATCTCGCGCGAGATCGTCTCGCGCCACGACGGGACGATCTGGTTCGAGGATCGTAGCGGCGGCGGCACCCGCTTCGCCTTCTCGATCGATCTGCGGCGCAGCGCGGGCACCGACGTGCTGGGCGATACGCGCCTGCTGATCTGCGAGGACGACGATGCGATCGCCGAGATACTGGAGGCGTTCGTCGCCGAGGAGGGCTATGCCAGCGAACGCGTGGCCAGCGCCGAGGAGGCACGCGCAGCGCTGGCGGCGCGCAGCTACAGCGCGCTGCTGCTGGACCTGAAGCTGCCGGGGGAGGGGGGCCTCTCGCTCGCGCGCACGCTGCGCGATCAGGTGCCGCCGGTGAGCCTGCCGATCATCATCGTCTCGGCCAGCGCGCCGGAGACGATCGGCGGCGGCGCGACCCCGCTCGACATCGTCGACTGGATCGAGAAGCCGCTGGAGCCGGAGCGGTTCGCCGCCGCGCTGCGCACCGCACTCGGCCGATCGGGCAGCAAGCGGCCGACGATCCTCCACCTCGACGACGATCAGGACGTGCTGGACGTGGTCGCCGCCGGCCTGCAGCCGGAAGCGCGCATCCTGAAGGCCACCGATCTCGGCACCGCGCGCCATCTGCTGCAGACCGAATCGCCCGACGTCGCGATCCTCGATCTGCAGCTGGCCGACGGATCGGGGCTGGATCTGCTGCCGATGCTGGTCGGCGCGGACGGCCTCGCCATCCCGACGATCGTCTACTCGGCGCAGGACATCTCGGCCGAGGCGGCGCAGCGGGTGGATGCGGTGCTTGTGAAGGCGCGCGGATCGCTGCCCGATCTCGCGGCCACCGTGCGGCGCGTGGTGCGGCAGCGGGAGTTGCAGTGA
- a CDS encoding DNA/RNA non-specific endonuclease → MTELSRFDDEALRAEIAAGRGQPAPAADPAAIVQQIVHRAQAGAGIDFDVYEALIGRNDLVETNYLERGLMAARAVCRINVAAVAGDGGDWGTGFLIGPRLLLTNAHVLASPADAARATVEFGYELDGTGRLKRTTRFRLTPEDGWIGSPRDALDYTIVAIAAQSEDGTTPIDAFGYLRLDPRTGKTEVGQYVTVIQHPGSATKRISLRENKVVKYGDDHHGERDDFLWYSSDTAPGSSGAPVSTDAWQVVCLHHAGVPQRRTIDGAEHWLLADGTTLPAAIARDLPAERVRWLANEGVRTSRLIADVQARAAAPGFTLSPLIDDLVQDAGGTRPFAGTIPGQSIVGPPLFPVAAAAVAPVVLEAARRPARRTHPIDYFDDREGYDADFLRVPIALPTLTDDALRFGTVAPVAGADDDVLRYRHFSILFNGDPARKIAFYTAVNIDGARWTNLDRGNDSWFYDARIPPELQNGDELYGSEPVPSKNYFDRGHLVRRLDPVWGTAAEAQQANDDTFHWTNCSPQYWGFNQGQDLWQGLENFILYNTDEEDVRASVFTGPLLRDDDEAHRGILIPQYFWKVIAVTDAAGTLFASAYLVSQQAYARDIPFERLPIGPNSSEPGENFQVPVTRIEAETGLRFADALRAADVYEGAAGGRRLRSYADIRHPRR, encoded by the coding sequence ATGACCGAACTGTCCCGATTCGACGACGAGGCGCTGCGGGCGGAGATCGCGGCCGGGCGCGGGCAACCGGCGCCCGCCGCCGACCCCGCGGCGATCGTGCAGCAGATCGTCCACCGCGCGCAGGCGGGCGCCGGCATCGACTTCGACGTGTACGAGGCGCTGATCGGGCGCAACGACCTGGTCGAGACCAACTATCTCGAGCGCGGGCTCATGGCGGCGCGCGCGGTGTGCCGCATCAACGTGGCGGCGGTGGCCGGCGACGGCGGCGACTGGGGCACCGGCTTCCTGATCGGCCCGCGCCTGCTGCTCACCAACGCGCACGTGCTGGCGAGCCCCGCCGATGCGGCGCGCGCCACGGTGGAGTTCGGCTACGAGCTGGACGGCACCGGCCGGCTGAAGCGTACCACCCGCTTTCGCCTGACGCCCGAGGATGGCTGGATCGGCAGCCCGCGCGACGCGCTGGACTACACGATCGTCGCCATCGCCGCGCAGAGCGAGGACGGCACAACGCCGATCGACGCGTTCGGCTATCTCCGCCTCGATCCCCGCACCGGCAAGACGGAGGTGGGACAGTATGTGACGGTGATCCAGCATCCGGGTTCCGCCACCAAGCGCATCTCGCTGCGCGAGAACAAGGTCGTCAAATATGGCGACGACCATCATGGCGAGCGCGACGACTTCCTGTGGTATTCGTCGGACACGGCGCCAGGCTCGTCCGGTGCGCCGGTGTCGACCGACGCGTGGCAGGTGGTCTGCCTCCACCATGCCGGCGTGCCGCAGCGGCGGACGATCGACGGCGCGGAGCATTGGCTGCTGGCGGACGGCACGACGCTGCCGGCGGCGATCGCCCGCGACCTGCCGGCCGAGCGTGTCCGCTGGCTCGCCAACGAGGGCGTCCGCACCTCGCGGCTGATCGCCGACGTGCAGGCGCGGGCGGCGGCGCCCGGTTTCACCCTTAGTCCGCTGATCGACGATCTGGTGCAGGATGCGGGCGGGACCAGGCCGTTCGCCGGCACGATCCCCGGCCAGAGCATCGTCGGCCCGCCGCTATTCCCTGTCGCGGCCGCCGCCGTGGCGCCGGTGGTGCTGGAGGCGGCCAGGCGGCCCGCACGCCGCACCCACCCGATCGACTATTTCGACGATCGCGAGGGCTATGACGCCGATTTCCTGCGCGTGCCGATCGCCCTGCCCACCCTGACGGACGACGCCCTCCGCTTCGGCACGGTCGCGCCGGTCGCCGGGGCCGACGACGACGTGCTGCGCTACCGCCACTTCTCGATCCTGTTCAACGGCGATCCGGCGCGCAAGATCGCCTTCTACACCGCCGTGAACATCGATGGCGCGCGGTGGACGAACCTGGATCGCGGCAACGACAGCTGGTTCTACGACGCGCGCATCCCGCCGGAACTGCAGAATGGCGACGAACTCTACGGCAGCGAGCCCGTGCCCTCGAAGAACTATTTCGATCGCGGCCATCTCGTCCGCCGGCTCGATCCGGTGTGGGGCACGGCGGCGGAGGCGCAGCAGGCCAATGACGACACGTTCCACTGGACGAACTGCTCGCCGCAATATTGGGGGTTCAACCAGGGCCAGGATCTCTGGCAGGGGCTGGAGAACTTCATCCTCTACAATACCGACGAGGAGGATGTGCGCGCCTCCGTGTTCACCGGCCCGTTGCTGCGCGACGACGACGAGGCGCATCGCGGCATCCTGATCCCGCAATACTTTTGGAAGGTGATCGCGGTTACGGATGCGGCCGGCACGCTGTTCGCCAGTGCCTATCTGGTGAGCCAGCAGGCCTATGCCCGCGACATCCCGTTCGAGCGGCTGCCGATCGGCCCGAATAGCAGCGAGCCGGGCGAGAACTTCCAGGTGCCGGTCACGCGGATCGAGGCGGAGACCGGGCTGCGCTTCGCCGACGCGCTGCGCGCCGCCGACGTCTATGAGGGGGCGGCGGGCGGGCGCCGGCTGCGCAGCTACGCGGACATACGGCATCCGCGACGCTGA
- a CDS encoding DUF1428 domain-containing protein: protein MNYVDGFVLAVPAAKKEAYIAHAQAALPMFKSYGVLRMVECWGDDVPEGKITDFRMAVKAEEGEVVLFSWLEWPSKEVRDAGVKKMMDDPAMRDMEMPFDGKRMIFGGFQPILDA from the coding sequence ATGAACTATGTCGACGGCTTCGTTCTGGCGGTGCCGGCCGCCAAGAAAGAGGCGTATATCGCCCACGCGCAGGCCGCCCTGCCGATGTTCAAGAGCTACGGCGTGCTGCGCATGGTGGAATGCTGGGGCGACGACGTGCCCGAGGGCAAGATCACCGACTTCCGCATGGCGGTGAAGGCGGAGGAGGGCGAGGTGGTGCTGTTCTCCTGGCTGGAATGGCCGTCCAAGGAGGTGCGCGACGCCGGCGTCAAGAAGATGATGGACGATCCGGCGATGCGCGACATGGAGATGCCGTTCGACGGCAAGCGCATGATCTTCGGCGGTTTCCAGCCGATCCTCGACGCCTGA